In one Drosophila pseudoobscura strain MV-25-SWS-2005 chromosome X, UCI_Dpse_MV25, whole genome shotgun sequence genomic region, the following are encoded:
- the LOC4814394 gene encoding RNA-binding protein NOB1, which translates to MSETNGKIKYMVADTTAFINAVPLNEYAECVLTVPDVVAEVRNKRQIRRLCVLPFGLEVREPRPESVKHCVEFAKKTGDYASLSGIDLKVIALSYELESDNVGTEHLRKEPVMAQTIASKEEPKEMQEANNKRLVGWYMPEGEEGEGDEDDDDEDVEDVDEDEDNEDVDKEKSVDNVKAAIEAQINGLALPTENPPETKEDDISEEELKKLLEQLSCDSDAPEYDLLVAQAQTEEDESEQEPEQQSSNSNQDDDVGDDGWITHSNIRSAKKALEGKVESDAVPLVACMTTDYAIQNVLKQMNLNLAALNGRIIKQLRTYILRCYACFKTTSIMTKVFCPNCGNKTLKRVAVSLDENGKQVIHINTRRPLTSKYKNQSLPKFQGGKHSRNPILFEDQPMPRQMPSRVAKTKTNAMDEDYIAGYSPFVLRDVDSKSAMLRSKGNLKEWARNNNFEEDRRRKHYNRLYK; encoded by the exons ATGAGCGAAACAAATGGAAAGATCAAATATATGGTAGCGGATACCACAGCATTCATCAATGCAGTTCCCCTGAAT GAATACGCCGAGTGTGTTCTCACTGTGCCCGATGTGGTGGCCGAGGTGCGCAATAAACGCCAGATACGGCGCCTCTGTGTGCTGCCCTTTGGCCTGGAGGTGCGTGAACCGCGACCCGAAAGCGTCAAGCACTGTGTGGAGTTCGCCAAGAAGACGGGCGACTATGCCAGCCTCTCTGGCATCGATCTGAAGGTGATCGCCCTCTCGTACGAGCTGGAGAGCGACAATGTGGGCACAGAGCATCTGCGCAAAGAGCCAGTGATGGCCCAGACCATTGCCTCCAAGGAGGAGCCCAAAGAAATGCAGGAGGCCAACAATAAGCGTCTTGTGGGTTGGTACATGCCCGAAGGCGAAGAAGGGGAAGGCGATgaggacgacgatgatgaagatgttgaggatgtggatgaggatgaggataaTGAGGATGTAGATAAGGAAAAGTCTGTAGATAACGTAAAAGCTGCCATTGAGGCTCAGATCAACGGATTGGCGCTGCCCACCGAAAATCCCCCCGAGACAAAGGAGGATGACATCTCCGAGGAGGAGCTGAAGAAGCTGCTGGAGCAATTGAGCTGTGATTCCGACGCCCCGGAGTACGATCTCCTtgtggcccaggcccagacagAAGAGGATGAATCGGAGCAAGAACCGGAACAGCAATCCTCCAACAGCAATCAGGACGATGACGTCGGCGACGACGGCTGGATCACCCACTCGAACATCAGGAGCGCCAAGAAGGCACTCGAGGGCAAGGTGGAGTCCGATGCGGTGCCCCTGGTGGCCTGCATGACAACAGATTATGCCATTCAGAATGTGCTCAAGCAAATGAATCTGAACTTGGCCGCCCTCAATGGGCGCATCATCAAGCAGCTGCGCACGTATATCCTCCGCTGCTACGCCTGCTTCAAGACCACCAGCATCATGACCAAAGTCTTCTGTCCGAACTGCGGCAACAAGACGCTCAAGCGCGTCGCCGTCAGCCTGGATGAGAACGGGAAGCAGGTGATCCACATCAATACGCGTCGCCCCCTGACGTCCAAGTACAAGAACCAGAGCCTGCCCAAATTCCAAGGCGGCAAGCATTCGCGGAATCCCATTCTATTCGAGGACCAGCCCATGCCGCGCCAAATGCCGTCGCGCGTGGCCAAAACGAAGACCAATGCCATGGACGAGGACTACATAGCCGGCTACTCGCCATTCGTCCTCCGCGACGTCGACTCCAAGTCGGCCATGCTCCGCTCCAAGGGCAATCTCAAGGAGTGGGCGCGAAACAACAACTTTGAGGAAGATCGTCGTCGCAAGCACTACAATCGTCTCTACAAGTAG
- the ZAP3 gene encoding collagen alpha-1(III) chain isoform X3, translated as MWNQWPAVAALVPGAVPMAAPPQPSVPPPLPDAPPPPPPAEQPSTVTSVVPGGVAVAAAAEPVTMPAALGGNPYSTAGQTATNPYEQYTAAQYAAMTPEQQYALQHHWHQWQTYQQEYAKWHAQYGEQYKREMAAAAAGGANPTAVTAVAVAPAPVAAAAAVVMPTAVAVQPGVQGYPPAQQTYYQAPPAVAPVPVQVPPNPAVAGMPGKIMAQPQMYSQPPPPPPQKNAHPGGYMQQPQHQQQHQANPNMWPNVPPAAQQQQHLQQPPPASHYNQMAQPQPQIRGYSQPPNEMQGNMNPFPNLQQPPPAFMGADPKMRQPPPNAMENQWNQQQHQPPQRNAPRWEGPTDGPGPGPGQGPGLGPGPGPGPVGPARWEGPPPSGGNANNRWNSGAPPPAADTNRRWDGPPPPQGGDGNNRWSGPPPSSSAEANRGRWDGPPPSMQDKQQEQQQQQPPGGSSNNQRMNRWSTSNPDMEQRHGNKSNPNFQRKGWSDGPGQQAGGGGDGPAAQRGQNPFTQNSGQEFLSNQEGFSGGRGGGPPGPGPGRSIAGNSGGVGGNSGNFGNSPGGGGGSNFNNNNSYGGGAGGGVPDNSGSFGNNYGANNRRGPPPNNNNNAGRWENQGYIEERGANSDGGGQNRGNFGQRNSNNNNNPQQQQHPRGGGGGGGGPGGGAPAGPDLDEASFDRLFDQWEQQFEDWKRANANHPDRDEYRRYEEEFEKQRRRIAERREQMRRRRQAQESGGPGGGGGGPDGPPVGPMGSKDPIEDMEDGGGRFRGGSFEGPNRGDPGMDGQGHGPGPAFEREPFGARGPGPAFDGPNRGGPGPGAGGRPGFGGRPGPFPGGNHEQRREQETQQQPPPMRREHVVEPPMALKIGSPQKQLSPKKPLEHQQQQQQQQQHQHQQKSKPSSAPTPGPVPMSNLGKRRFEGAAATSTPAKQTKEEENILTISLDDDDDDDEPEPDSELVDTPMTSIFKKSDGIPGLDLVEDGAKPGVGGGAADDNKKIPSLFDVVIKNPGDQAAAVVGAASAAVNEGVPSAAEADAKQTADESLPANVSIALKDPNFINNLTQAVAKAQERMSEKGGAGAGAGANDSSEAGSAGNKGRPLSFAEWQRKKKVHSHSQSQSPGNVDKLSQDSRESMMSRDSGGDAGDARSRSRGPLDMDDQHSRLHRGFGGDGTGPHSGPGTGFRDGPGPFGPNQMNQMGPGQVPGDNFTDFSKNFDGNGPPGFGPNGRNFGPGHGTGHGPGPGPGPGPGPGPGLGPNFGPNGGRNFGPNGGPHPPFGPGGPNFGPNGPNFRPNFGPNNGPNGPNFGPNFGPNFGPHNRGGGGGGPGPGPGPGPNFGPKFRGPGPGLGHDSGPFNPFGFGGGPGGPGGPGPNFGGGPNFGGGPGGPPNNPNNSDNPFRRNSGPPMPNFDEDLGGGPPRNRRNFGPGPGPGSGGLGGNMMNFGNRKPWDDGGQVQAKFKNRTNRNVQQQQKQRRI; from the exons ATGTGGAACCAATGGCCTGCAGTAGCGGCTTTGGTGCCAGGCGCCGTGCCAATGGCTGCACCACCCCAGCCCTCGGTACCGCCACCTCTGCCCGAcgcaccgccaccgccgccgcccgcCGAGCAGCCATCCACAGTCACCTCGGTGGTGCCCGGCGGCGTcgctgttgccgccgccgctgaaCCAGTCACCATGCCTGCGGCACTTGGAGGCAACCCCTACAGCACAGCTGGCCAAACGGCCACCAACCCCTATGAACAGTACACGGCTGCACAGTACGCGGCCATGACCCCCGAGCAGCAGTATGCGCTGCAGCACCACTGGCATCAGTGGCAGACCTACCAGCAGGAGTATGCCAAGTGGCATGCCCAATACGGCGAGCAG TACAAACGGGAGATGGCTGCCGCAGCAGCTGGTGGTGCAAATCCCACGGCCGTAACTGCCGTCGCTGTCGCACCAGCGCccgtagcagcagcagcagctgtcgtgATGCCCACCGCTGTGGCAGTACAGCCGGGAGTGCAGGGCTATCCCCCGGCACAACAGACATACTACCAGGCTCCGCCGGCGGTGGCTCCAGTGCCCGTTCAAGTGCCCCCCAATCCAGCGGTAGCTGGAATGCCGGGCAAGATTATGGCCCAGCCGCAGATGTACAGCcaaccaccgccgccgccaccgcagaAGAATGCCCATCCCGGAGGCTAcatgcagcagccgcagcaccagcagcagcatcaggcaAATCCCAATATGTGGCCCAACGTCCCACCggcggcacagcagcagcagcatctccaGCAACCACCGCCGGCGTCTCATTACAACCAAatggcacagccacagccacagataaGAGGCTACAGTCAGCCACCCAACGAGATGCAGGGCAACATGAATCCCTTTCCCAatctgcagcagccgccgcctgcATTTATGGGCGCTGATCCCAAGATGCGCCAGCCGCCGCCCAATGCCATGGAGAACCAAtggaaccagcagcagcatcagcctcCGCAACGTAATGCACCACGGTGGGAGGGGCCCACAGATGGACCTGGACCAGGCCCAGGTCAAGGTCCAGGTCtcggtccaggtccaggtcccgGTCCCGTAGGACCCGCCAGATGGGAGGGACCTCCCCCATCTGGAGGGAATGCAAACAATCGCTGGAATTCCGGAGCGCCTCCACCTGCCGCCGATACAAACAGACGCTGGGACGGACCCCCGCCTCCGCAGGGTGGGGATGGCAACAATCGCTGGAGCGGACCGCCGCCGTCGTCCTCGGCTGAGGCTAATCGGGGACGCTGGGATGGACCACCCCCATCTATGCAGGAcaaacagcaggagcagcagcagcaacagccgccggggggcagcagcaacaatcagCGGATGAATCGTTGGTCTACGAGTAATCCCGATATGGAGCAGCGTCATGGAAATAAATCGAACCCGAATTTCCAGCGCAAGGGCTGGAGCGATGGACCTGGGCAGCAggcgggaggaggaggagatggcCCTGCCGCGCAGCGCGGCCAGAATCCTTTTACACAGAATTCTGGACAGGAGTTTCTCTCAAATCAAGAAGGATTTAGCGGTGGTCGCGGCGGAGGCccacctggacctggacctggacgaTCGATTGCTGGAAATTCCGGCGGCGTTGGCGGAAACTCGGGAAACTTTGGCAATAGccccggaggaggaggaggatcgAACTttaataacaacaacagctatgGCGGTGGCGCTGGCGGAGGAGTTCCCGATAATTCTGGGAGCTTTGGCAACAATTATGGGGCAAACAACCGCCGTGGTCCTccgcccaacaacaacaacaatgcggGACGCTGGGAGAATCAGGGATACATCGAAGAGAGAGGTGCCAACAGCGATGGCGGTGGCCAGAATCGTGGAAACTTTGGTCaaaggaacagcaacaacaacaacaatccacagcagcagcagcatccacgtggaggtggaggaggcggaggcggaccaggaggaggagctcctGCTGGGCCAGATCTGGATGAGGCGAGCTTCGATCGTTTGTTCGATCAGTGGGAGCAGCAGTTCGAGGACTGGAAACGGGCCAATGCCAATCATCCGGATCGCGACGAGTACCGTCGCTACGAGGAGGAGTTTGAGAAGCAGCGCCGTCGCATTGCCGAGCGACGCGAGCAGATGCGTCGTCGCCGTCAGGCTCAAGAGAGTGGAGgtccaggaggaggaggaggtggcccAGATGGTCCACCAGTCGGACCAATGGGCAGCAAAGATCCCATCGAAGACATGGAAGACGGTGGCGGACGCTTCCGTGGTGGATCCTTTGAGGGTCCAAACAGAGGTGATCCTGGAATGGACGGACAGGGACACGGACCAGGTCCTGCTTTTGAGAGAGAACCCTTTGGAGCTCGAGGACCTGGACCTGCCTTTGATGGTCCCAATCGCGGTGGTCCTGGACCTGGAGCTGGCGGTAGACCTGGCTTCGGCGGCAGACCTGGTCCATTCCCAGGCGGGAATCACGAGCAGCGTCGTGAGCAGGagacccagcagcagccgccgcccaTGCGCCGGGAACATGTCGTGGAGCCTCCCATGGCGCTGAAGATTGGATCTCCACAGAAGCAGTTGTCGCCCAAGAAGCCCCTagagcatcagcagcagcagcagcaacagcagcagcatcagcatcagcagaagaGCAAGCCTTCGTCTGCGCCTACTCCTGGACCTGTACCAATGTCTAATCTTGGCAAGCGGCGGTTCGAGGGTGCCGCTGCCACCTCCACACCGGCGAAGCAAACCAAAGAGGAGGAGAATATTCTCACCATTTCACtggacgatgacgacgacgatgatgagccagagccagactcGGAGCTGGTGGACACGCCCATGACAAGCATATTCAAGAAGAGCGATGGCATCCCCGGGCTCGATCTGGTCGAGGACGGCGCCAAGCCGGGCGTCGGCGGAGGTGCCGCAGATGACAACAAGAAGATCCCGTCGCTGTTCGATGTGGTCATCAAGAACCCTGGTGATCAGGCAGCAGCCGTCGTCGGCGCTGCTTCGGCAGCCGTGAACGAAGGAGTCCCCTCCGCTGCTGAGGCCGACGCCAAGCAGACGGCGGACGAATCTCTGCCGGCGAATGTGTCCATTGCCCTCAAGGATCCCAATTTCATCAACAATCTCACACAGGCAGTGGCCAAGGCCCAGGAGCGGATGAGCGAGAAGGGCggtgcaggagcaggagcaggagccaaCGATTCATCGGAGGCAGGAAGCGCCGGCAATAAGGGACGGCCCTTGTCCTTTGCCGAATGGCAGCGCAAGAAGAAagtccattcccattcgcagTCTCAATCGCCGGGGAATGTGGACAAGCTCTCGCAGGACTCCAGGGAGTCGATGATGAGTCGCGATAGCGGTGGCGATGCCGGGGACGCACGCAGCCGTAGCCGTGGACCCTTGGACATGGATGATCAGCATTCTCGGCTGCATCGTGGATTTGGTGGCGATGGTACCGGTCCTCATTCCGGTCCTGGTACTGGCTTTCGAGATGGCCCCGGGCCCTTTGGTCCCAATCAAATGAATCAAATGGGACCCGGGCAGGTTCCGGGCGATAATTTCACGGACTTTAGCAAGAACTTCGATGGAAATGGTCCCCCCGGCTTCGGGCCGAATGGCAGGAATTTCGGACCTGGACACGGAACTGGAcatggacctggacctggaccaggacctggacctggacctggacctggacttgGACCCAACTTTGGCCCTAATGGCGGCCGCAATTTCGGTCCAAACGGTGGCCCACATCCGCCCTTTGGTCCTGGAGGACCCAACTTTGGTCCCAATGGCCCCAACTTTAGACCGAATTTTGGCCCCAATAATGGACCAAATGGTCCGAACTTTGGTCCTAATTTCGGACCCAATTTCGGGCCCCACAATcgcggaggcggtggcggtgggcctggacccggacccggacctgGACCCAATTTTGGTCCGAAGTTCCGTGGACCTGGCCCTGGACTCGGCCATGACTCGGGACCGTTTAATCCATTTGGCTTTGGTGGAGGCCCTGGTGGTCCTGGAGGTCCTGGACCCAACTTTGGAGGAGGACCCAACTTCGGTGGAGGACCTGGAGGACCCCCGAATAATCCCAACAATAGTGATAATCCATTCCGGCGCAACTCCGGTCCACCGATGCCCAATTTTGACGAGGACCTGGGCGGAGGTCCTCCGCGCAATCGTCGAAACTttggaccaggaccaggaccaggcaGTGGAGGCCTAGGCGGAAACATGATGAACTTTGGAAACCGGAAACCATGGGATGACGG CGGTCAAGTCCAAGCAAAATTCAAAAACAGGACCAATAGAAacgtccagcagcagcagaagcagcgcaGGATCTAG
- the Naxe gene encoding NAD(P)H-hydrate epimerase, with product MRLPSWQCLRWNGCIPRTCQLLWRRKNTQSRLPFSPFAIIEKQQQRQNQQLKRHFSLQSCKNMVKYLSQSEAIELDLDLFEMFHVGQLMELAGLSCADAVAECFPAQTHPRVLVVCGPGNNGGDGLVCARHLSLMGYQPTVYYPKPTLMSLYENLTNQCHHMEIPSVKKCPSVSDAEEDYDLILDALFGFGFKPPVREDFVPLVKMMQETKVPIASVDIPSGWDVEKGKQSECDFEPKLLISLTAPKLCAEHFKGEHHYLGGRFVPPALQRKYQLNLPDYGSKLVVRL from the exons ATGCGCTTGCCTAGCTGGCAATGTCTCCGGTGGAATGGATGCATCCCAAGGACTTGTCAACTGCTTTGGCGTAGAAAAAACACGCAAAGCCGGTTGCCATTCTCGCCTTTTGCAATTATcgaaaagcaacagcaacgacaaaACCAACAATTAAAACGTCATTTCAGCTTGCAATCTTGCAAAAATATGGTCAAGTATCTGAGTCAAAGCGAGGCCATCGAACTGGATCTCGATCTGTTCGAGATGTTCCATGTGGGTCAGCTAATGGAACTGGCCGGATTAAGCTGTGCCGATGCCGTGGCCGAGTGCTTTCCCGCCCAGACCCATCCGCGAGTGTTGGTCGTCTGTGGGCCAGGAAACAATGGGGGCGATGGTCTGGTCTGTGCCCGGCATCTGTCGTTGATGGGCTACCAGCCGACCGTTTACTATCCAAAACCCACACTGATGTCGCTGTACGAGAATCTGACCAATCAGTGCCACCACATGGAGATACCCAGCGTTAAAAAGTGCCCCTCTGTGTCAGATGCCGAGGAGGACTATGACCTGATCTTGGATGCCCTgtttggcttcggcttcaaGCCGCCGGTACGCGAAGATTTTGTGCCCCTGGTAAAGATGATGCAGGAAACAAAGGTGCCAATAGCCAG TGTGGACATACCCAGCGGCTGGGATGTGGAGAAGGGCAAGCAGAGCGAGTGCGACTTTGAACCGAAGCTGCTCATCTCCTTGACGGCCCCCAAGCTCTGTGCAGAGCACTTCAAAGGAGAGCATCACTACTTGGGCGGACGCTTTGTGCCGCCCGCCCTTCAGCGTAAATACCAGCTCAATCTGCCAGACTACGGCTCCAAGCTGGTTGTCAGgctgtaa
- the ZAP3 gene encoding collagen alpha-1(III) chain isoform X2 produces the protein MWNQWPAVAALVPGAVPMAAPPQPSVPPPLPDAPPPPPPAEQPSTVTSVVPGGVAVAAAAEPVTMPAALGGNPYSTAGQTATNPYEQYTAAQYAAMTPEQQYALQHHWHQWQTYQQEYAKWHAQYGEQYKREMAAAAAGGANPTAVTAVAVAPAPVAAAAAVVMPTAVAVQPGVQGYPPAQQTYYQAPPAVAPVPVQVPPNPAVAGMPGKIMAQPQMYSQPPPPPPQKNAHPGGYMQQPQHQQQHQANPNMWPNVPPAAQQQQHLQQPPPASHYNQMAQPQPQIRGYSQPPNEMQGNMNPFPNLQQPPPAFMGADPKMRQPPPNAMENQWNQQQHQPPQRNAPRWEGPTDGPGPGPGQGPGLGPGPGPGPVGPARWEGPPPSGGNANNRWNSGAPPPAADTNRRWDGPPPPQGGDGNNRWSGPPPSSSAEANRGRWDGPPPSMQDKQQEQQQQQPPGGSSNNQRMNRWSTSNPDMEQRHGNKSNPNFQRKGWSDGPGQQAGGGGDGPAAQRGQNPFTQNSGQEFLSNQEGFSGGRGGGPPGPGPGRSIAGNSGGVGGNSGNFGNSPGGGGGSNFNNNNSYGGGAGGGVPDNSGSFGNNYGANNRRGPPPNNNNNAGRWENQGYIEERGANSDGGGQNRGNFGQRNSNNNNNPQQQQHPRGGGGGGGGPGGGAPAGPDLDEASFDRLFDQWEQQFEDWKRANANHPDRDEYRRYEEEFEKQRRRIAERREQMRRRRQAQESGGPGGGGGGPDGPPVGPMGSKDPIEDMEDGGGRFRGGSFEGPNRGDPGMDGQGHGPGPAFEREPFGARGPGPAFDGPNRGGPGPGAGGRPGFGGRPGPFPGGNHEQRREQETQQQPPPMRREHVVEPPMALKIGSPQKQLSPKKPLEHQQQQQQQQQHQHQQKSKPSSAPTPGPVPMSNLGKRRFEGAAATSTPAKQTKEEENILTISLDDDDDDDEPEPDSELVDTPMTSIFKKSDGIPGLDLVEDGAKPGVGGGAADDNKKIPSLFDVVIKNPGDQAAAVVGAASAAVNEGVPSAAEADAKQTADESLPANVSIALKDPNFINNLTQAVAKAQERMSEKGGAGAGAGANDSSEAGSAGNKGRPLSFAEWQRKKKVHSHSQSQSPGNVDKLSQDSRESMMSRDSGGDAGDARSRSRGPLDMDDQHSRLHRGFGGDGTGPHSGPGTGFRDGPGPFGPNQMNQMGPGQVPGDNFTDFSKNFDGNGPPGFGPNGRNFGPGHGTGHGPGPGPGPGPGPGPGLGPNFGPNGGRNFGPNGGPHPPFGPGGPNFGPNGPNFRPNFGPNNGPNGPNFGPNFGPNFGPHNRGGGGGGPGPGPGPGPNFGPKFRGPGPGLGHDSGPFNPFGFGGGPGGPGGPGPNFGGGPNFGGGPGGPPNNPNNSDNPFRRNSGPPMPNFDEDLGGGPPRNRRNFGPGPGPGSGGLGGNMMNFGNRKPWDDGMIMPIARTLLRMPPMPRHQPLGLLGILCPPPPQTLPVPLPSPSPPLPLSTERQMTATAMISATILAI, from the exons ATGTGGAACCAATGGCCTGCAGTAGCGGCTTTGGTGCCAGGCGCCGTGCCAATGGCTGCACCACCCCAGCCCTCGGTACCGCCACCTCTGCCCGAcgcaccgccaccgccgccgcccgcCGAGCAGCCATCCACAGTCACCTCGGTGGTGCCCGGCGGCGTcgctgttgccgccgccgctgaaCCAGTCACCATGCCTGCGGCACTTGGAGGCAACCCCTACAGCACAGCTGGCCAAACGGCCACCAACCCCTATGAACAGTACACGGCTGCACAGTACGCGGCCATGACCCCCGAGCAGCAGTATGCGCTGCAGCACCACTGGCATCAGTGGCAGACCTACCAGCAGGAGTATGCCAAGTGGCATGCCCAATACGGCGAGCAG TACAAACGGGAGATGGCTGCCGCAGCAGCTGGTGGTGCAAATCCCACGGCCGTAACTGCCGTCGCTGTCGCACCAGCGCccgtagcagcagcagcagctgtcgtgATGCCCACCGCTGTGGCAGTACAGCCGGGAGTGCAGGGCTATCCCCCGGCACAACAGACATACTACCAGGCTCCGCCGGCGGTGGCTCCAGTGCCCGTTCAAGTGCCCCCCAATCCAGCGGTAGCTGGAATGCCGGGCAAGATTATGGCCCAGCCGCAGATGTACAGCcaaccaccgccgccgccaccgcagaAGAATGCCCATCCCGGAGGCTAcatgcagcagccgcagcaccagcagcagcatcaggcaAATCCCAATATGTGGCCCAACGTCCCACCggcggcacagcagcagcagcatctccaGCAACCACCGCCGGCGTCTCATTACAACCAAatggcacagccacagccacagataaGAGGCTACAGTCAGCCACCCAACGAGATGCAGGGCAACATGAATCCCTTTCCCAatctgcagcagccgccgcctgcATTTATGGGCGCTGATCCCAAGATGCGCCAGCCGCCGCCCAATGCCATGGAGAACCAAtggaaccagcagcagcatcagcctcCGCAACGTAATGCACCACGGTGGGAGGGGCCCACAGATGGACCTGGACCAGGCCCAGGTCAAGGTCCAGGTCtcggtccaggtccaggtcccgGTCCCGTAGGACCCGCCAGATGGGAGGGACCTCCCCCATCTGGAGGGAATGCAAACAATCGCTGGAATTCCGGAGCGCCTCCACCTGCCGCCGATACAAACAGACGCTGGGACGGACCCCCGCCTCCGCAGGGTGGGGATGGCAACAATCGCTGGAGCGGACCGCCGCCGTCGTCCTCGGCTGAGGCTAATCGGGGACGCTGGGATGGACCACCCCCATCTATGCAGGAcaaacagcaggagcagcagcagcaacagccgccggggggcagcagcaacaatcagCGGATGAATCGTTGGTCTACGAGTAATCCCGATATGGAGCAGCGTCATGGAAATAAATCGAACCCGAATTTCCAGCGCAAGGGCTGGAGCGATGGACCTGGGCAGCAggcgggaggaggaggagatggcCCTGCCGCGCAGCGCGGCCAGAATCCTTTTACACAGAATTCTGGACAGGAGTTTCTCTCAAATCAAGAAGGATTTAGCGGTGGTCGCGGCGGAGGCccacctggacctggacctggacgaTCGATTGCTGGAAATTCCGGCGGCGTTGGCGGAAACTCGGGAAACTTTGGCAATAGccccggaggaggaggaggatcgAACTttaataacaacaacagctatgGCGGTGGCGCTGGCGGAGGAGTTCCCGATAATTCTGGGAGCTTTGGCAACAATTATGGGGCAAACAACCGCCGTGGTCCTccgcccaacaacaacaacaatgcggGACGCTGGGAGAATCAGGGATACATCGAAGAGAGAGGTGCCAACAGCGATGGCGGTGGCCAGAATCGTGGAAACTTTGGTCaaaggaacagcaacaacaacaacaatccacagcagcagcagcatccacgtggaggtggaggaggcggaggcggaccaggaggaggagctcctGCTGGGCCAGATCTGGATGAGGCGAGCTTCGATCGTTTGTTCGATCAGTGGGAGCAGCAGTTCGAGGACTGGAAACGGGCCAATGCCAATCATCCGGATCGCGACGAGTACCGTCGCTACGAGGAGGAGTTTGAGAAGCAGCGCCGTCGCATTGCCGAGCGACGCGAGCAGATGCGTCGTCGCCGTCAGGCTCAAGAGAGTGGAGgtccaggaggaggaggaggtggcccAGATGGTCCACCAGTCGGACCAATGGGCAGCAAAGATCCCATCGAAGACATGGAAGACGGTGGCGGACGCTTCCGTGGTGGATCCTTTGAGGGTCCAAACAGAGGTGATCCTGGAATGGACGGACAGGGACACGGACCAGGTCCTGCTTTTGAGAGAGAACCCTTTGGAGCTCGAGGACCTGGACCTGCCTTTGATGGTCCCAATCGCGGTGGTCCTGGACCTGGAGCTGGCGGTAGACCTGGCTTCGGCGGCAGACCTGGTCCATTCCCAGGCGGGAATCACGAGCAGCGTCGTGAGCAGGagacccagcagcagccgccgcccaTGCGCCGGGAACATGTCGTGGAGCCTCCCATGGCGCTGAAGATTGGATCTCCACAGAAGCAGTTGTCGCCCAAGAAGCCCCTagagcatcagcagcagcagcagcaacagcagcagcatcagcatcagcagaagaGCAAGCCTTCGTCTGCGCCTACTCCTGGACCTGTACCAATGTCTAATCTTGGCAAGCGGCGGTTCGAGGGTGCCGCTGCCACCTCCACACCGGCGAAGCAAACCAAAGAGGAGGAGAATATTCTCACCATTTCACtggacgatgacgacgacgatgatgagccagagccagactcGGAGCTGGTGGACACGCCCATGACAAGCATATTCAAGAAGAGCGATGGCATCCCCGGGCTCGATCTGGTCGAGGACGGCGCCAAGCCGGGCGTCGGCGGAGGTGCCGCAGATGACAACAAGAAGATCCCGTCGCTGTTCGATGTGGTCATCAAGAACCCTGGTGATCAGGCAGCAGCCGTCGTCGGCGCTGCTTCGGCAGCCGTGAACGAAGGAGTCCCCTCCGCTGCTGAGGCCGACGCCAAGCAGACGGCGGACGAATCTCTGCCGGCGAATGTGTCCATTGCCCTCAAGGATCCCAATTTCATCAACAATCTCACACAGGCAGTGGCCAAGGCCCAGGAGCGGATGAGCGAGAAGGGCggtgcaggagcaggagcaggagccaaCGATTCATCGGAGGCAGGAAGCGCCGGCAATAAGGGACGGCCCTTGTCCTTTGCCGAATGGCAGCGCAAGAAGAAagtccattcccattcgcagTCTCAATCGCCGGGGAATGTGGACAAGCTCTCGCAGGACTCCAGGGAGTCGATGATGAGTCGCGATAGCGGTGGCGATGCCGGGGACGCACGCAGCCGTAGCCGTGGACCCTTGGACATGGATGATCAGCATTCTCGGCTGCATCGTGGATTTGGTGGCGATGGTACCGGTCCTCATTCCGGTCCTGGTACTGGCTTTCGAGATGGCCCCGGGCCCTTTGGTCCCAATCAAATGAATCAAATGGGACCCGGGCAGGTTCCGGGCGATAATTTCACGGACTTTAGCAAGAACTTCGATGGAAATGGTCCCCCCGGCTTCGGGCCGAATGGCAGGAATTTCGGACCTGGACACGGAACTGGAcatggacctggacctggaccaggacctggacctggacctggacctggacttgGACCCAACTTTGGCCCTAATGGCGGCCGCAATTTCGGTCCAAACGGTGGCCCACATCCGCCCTTTGGTCCTGGAGGACCCAACTTTGGTCCCAATGGCCCCAACTTTAGACCGAATTTTGGCCCCAATAATGGACCAAATGGTCCGAACTTTGGTCCTAATTTCGGACCCAATTTCGGGCCCCACAATcgcggaggcggtggcggtgggcctggacccggacccggacctgGACCCAATTTTGGTCCGAAGTTCCGTGGACCTGGCCCTGGACTCGGCCATGACTCGGGACCGTTTAATCCATTTGGCTTTGGTGGAGGCCCTGGTGGTCCTGGAGGTCCTGGACCCAACTTTGGAGGAGGACCCAACTTCGGTGGAGGACCTGGAGGACCCCCGAATAATCCCAACAATAGTGATAATCCATTCCGGCGCAACTCCGGTCCACCGATGCCCAATTTTGACGAGGACCTGGGCGGAGGTCCTCCGCGCAATCGTCGAAACTttggaccaggaccaggaccaggcaGTGGAGGCCTAGGCGGAAACATGATGAACTTTGGAAACCGGAAACCATGGGATGACGG